Proteins from a genomic interval of Plasmodium berghei ANKA genome assembly, chromosome: 6:
- a CDS encoding mitochondrial phosphate carrier protein, putative: protein MQGSDNWDSRFSSPVTRIKHPHEHNLSYYSKCMFGGILSCGLTHTLITPLDVTKCRIQTYPNIYKNLFQSVGKIIKEEKVKSLSLGWTPTFIGYSLQGLCKFGFYEIFKDVYSNYLGEEYAYKYKGATWLLASASAEFAADIFLCPFEMIKVKMQTSKSGTFPNKLSESFSFMLKNRSETKFPFGSVSPLWCRQIPYTMAKFYFFEKIVQLMYDNVFTQPKDSYSKSTQLGITFASGYLSGIICALVSHPADNMISQLGKVENKGKSLSNITKEMGMYNLFTKGICTRVLMIGTLTGLQWWIYDTFKSVMGLGTSGSGSVAKK, encoded by the coding sequence ATGCAAGGATCAGATAATTGGGATTCGAGATTTAGTAGCCCAGTTACTAGAATAAAGCATCCACATGAACACAATTTGTCGTATTATAGTAAATGCATGTTTGGAGGGATATTGTCTTGTGGATTGACACATACATTAATAACCCCATTAGATGTTACAAAATGTAGAATTCAAACATAtccaaatatatataaaaatttatttcaaagtgtaggaaaaataataaaagaggAAAAAGTTAAAAGTTTATCATTAGGATGGACTCCTACATTTATAGGGTATTCTCTTCAAGGTTTATGCAAATTTGgtttttatgaaatatttaaagatgtgtattcaaattatttagGAGAagaatatgcatataaatataaaggaGCAACATGGCTACTTGCATCAGCATCAGCAGAATTTGCAgcagatatatttttatgtccATTTGAAATGATTAAAGTTAAAATGCAAACAAGTAAATCTGGTACATTTCCAAATAAACTATCAGAATCTTTTTCGTTTATGTTAAAAAACCGAAGCGAAACAAAATTTCCATTTGGTAGTGTTTCACCTTTATGGTGTCGTCAAATCCCATATACTATGgctaaattttatttttttgaaaaaattgttcAATTAATGTATGATAATGTATTTACCCAACCAAAGGATAGCTATTCTAAGTCAACACAATTAGGTATAACTTTCGCGTCAGGATATTTATCTGGTATTATATGTGCACTAGTTTCACATCCTGCCGATAATATGATATCTCAATTAGGAAAGGTAGAAAACAAGGGGAAAAGTTTGTCTAATATAACAAAAGAGATGGGAatgtataatttatttacgAAAGGTATATGCACGAGGGTTTTAATGATAGGAACATTAACAGGTTTGCAGTGGTGG